The DNA sequence TTCCGTTGTCGTGAAAGTCGTGTCGGAGACTTGATAAGTCATCCCGATCGTGAACGCCAGATAGGCGAAGTCCCAAAAATTAGGCTTTTCGGTACCCTCAAAGATGACGCCGCCGTTCACATCGCGGTAATAGAGTTCCGCGTACCGCAACATGTAGAGACTGTGCACCGTCGTCCAGGAGAGCACGATGCTGAACAGACCAAATCCGATCGTCCCGAAGCTGCGTACATGAGTCGTCAGCATCAACGCGACAGCCCCGATGCTGATCAGGCATGCCATAAGGACAAAAAAATCGATCGTCGAATATTGGATATCTTCCTCTTGCGCAATCCGCTCGGTTTCCGTGCCATCATGCGGATGAAAATCCTTCCACAGCAAATACAACAAAATGATTGCTGCACTGTCCCAACCGATCAAAGGGGCCAATTCCCAACGCAACCAGAATCCGCCGGCCAGCCCGATGCCCGTACCGATCGCTCCGGCAATCAGGAAGCGCGTCCTTTTTTTGCGCATATCCCTTCCGGCTTTCGTTTGATCGGCAAATAGATGGCTTCTTTTCTTCATGGCTGACAGCCCCCCTGCTTTTTCGGCCTGACTGTTCTTTCAGATCGTGATTTCGATGACATTCTTTTCCGGATCAAGGAACATGCTTTCATAATAGCCATCCCCTGTAATGCGCGGCTGGCTTTTGCATGTGTACCCCGCTTTGATGAGTCTATCAGTGAAATAGTCGACGTTCTGCTTGCTGCCGACGGAGACGGCCAGATGCGCCCAGCCAAGCATATCAAGGGGATAGCGTTCGTTGACATCCATCCTTTTCATAAGCTCCAAACGGGCCCCTCCTTCACGGAAAGTAATAAAGTAAGATTGGAAGTCTTTCTCAGGATTCCGGTATAATTTATTGGCCTTTCCATCAAAAAAACGAACATAAAAATCGCGCATCAGCTCCAAATCGCCCACCCACACTGCAACATGTTCAATCTTCATCGCTATTCACGTCCTCTCATCATCCTTGCCGGTGCGCTGGAGATAAACTCTGCGCGGATGGCCTGCAACAAAACATCCCGGAATC is a window from the Trichococcus shcherbakoviae genome containing:
- a CDS encoding DUF1345 domain-containing protein gives rise to the protein MKKRSHLFADQTKAGRDMRKKRTRFLIAGAIGTGIGLAGGFWLRWELAPLIGWDSAAIILLYLLWKDFHPHDGTETERIAQEEDIQYSTIDFFVLMACLISIGAVALMLTTHVRSFGTIGFGLFSIVLSWTTVHSLYMLRYAELYYRDVNGGVIFEGTEKPNFWDFAYLAFTIGMTYQVSDTTFTTTEFRKAALGHALLSFVFGTAIIATTINFVASLSR
- a CDS encoding VOC family protein, translated to MKIEHVAVWVGDLELMRDFYVRFFDGKANKLYRNPEKDFQSYFITFREGGARLELMKRMDVNERYPLDMLGWAHLAVSVGSKQNVDYFTDRLIKAGYTCKSQPRITGDGYYESMFLDPEKNVIEITI